One stretch of Papaver somniferum cultivar HN1 unplaced genomic scaffold, ASM357369v1 unplaced-scaffold_154, whole genome shotgun sequence DNA includes these proteins:
- the LOC113336952 gene encoding pentatricopeptide repeat-containing protein At3g05340-like, with amino-acid sequence MKPINIFTRFNSTISAAITKPFQIPQQSLLLERKRKDFQISSNFINTSLTLSNCGKDGNFRLGSSIHASIIKNPYYFYPYSQSNDRNILVVWNSLVSMYSKCGKIYHAAKLFDEMPMKDTVSWNSLISGYVRIGEFDKGFNVFKRMRGSALNRFDRATLTTILSVCDKPSMIHVCKMMHSLAFLNGYGMEFSVGNCLVTCYFKCGCSCSGKRVFDEMCERNVITWTAVISGLAQSRLFQESLGLFFEMCHGDVEPNSLTYSSSLTACSGLRVPREGRQIHGLVLKLGLESDLCIESSLMDMYSKCGFMEDACQIFDSAREIDEISMTVILVGFAQNGLEDEALRIFIKMVKAGIKIDANMLSAVLGVFGTDTSLSVGKQIHSLVIKKNFSSSLFVNNGLINMYSKCGDLTESISIFSQMEERNAVSWNSMIAAFARHGLGFEALKLYEEMSLEGTEPTDVTFLSLLHACSHIGSIQKGMEFLKSMSKLHGINPRLEHYACVVDMLGRAGLLNEAKNFIESLPVEPGVLLWQALLGACSIHGDSKIGQYAADKLQLAAPESSTPYILMAKIYSSEGKKAERANVIRKMKEMGIKKDTGLSWIEIKKEVHKFTVDDRIHPQHEIIYDTLGHLFWVMKEEGCVLDKCYSVDDFGQETEFEYLTI; translated from the coding sequence ATGAAACCAATCAATATATTCACCAGATTCAACTCTACCATTTCTGCAGCAATCACAAAACCCTTTCAAATCCCTCAACAATCCCTTCttctagaaagaaaaagaaaagattttcAAATATCTTCAAACTTTATAAACACTAGTCTCACCCTCTCTAATTGTGGAAAAGATGGTAATTTTCGCCTCGGGTCTTCTATTCATGCTTCCATTATCAAGAACCCCTATTACTTTTATCCATATTCCCAATCCAATGATCGTAATATCCTCGTTGTTTGGAACTCTTTGGTTTCTATGTACTCGAAGTGTGGGAAAATATATCATGCAGCCAAACTGTTTGATGAGATGCCcatgaaagatacagtttcatggaacTCGTTGATATCGGGTTATGTCAGGATTGGGGAATTTGATAAAGGGTTTAATGTTTTTAAAAGAATGAGAGGTTCTGCTTTAAATAGGTTTGATCGGGCGACGTTAACTACTATCTTATCTGTCTGTGATAAACCCAGTATGATTCATGTGTGtaagatgatgcattctttggcGTTTCTTAATGGTTATGGAATGGAATTTTCTGTTGGGAATTGTTTAGTTACTTGTTATTTCAAATGTGGGTGTTCGTGTTCGGGAAAAAGGGTGTTTGATGAGATGTGTGAGAGAAATGTTATTACTTGGACAGCGGTGATTTCTGGTCTAGCTCAAAGTCGGTTGTTTCAagagagtttgggtttgtttTTTGAGATGTGTCATGGGGATGTAGAGCCTAATTCTTTGACGTATTCGAGTTCGTTAACGGCGTGCTCTGGTTTACGTGTACCAAGAGAGGGTCGTCAGATTCATGGGCTTGTATTGAAATTAGGACTTGAATCTGATTTGTGCATTGAAAGTTCACTTATGGATATGTACTCTAAGTGTGGTTTCATGGAAGATGCTTGTCAAATCTTCGACTCTGCTAGAGAAATTGATGAGATCTCCATGACAGTAATTCTTGTGGGTTTTGCTCAAAATGGATTAGAAGATGAAGCTCTTCGGATATTTATTAAAATGGTGAAAGCTGGTATCAAGATCGATGCCAACATGCTGTCAGCTGTTCTTGGTGTGTTTGGTACTGATACATCTTTATCTGTAGGGAAGCAAATTCATTCTCTGGTGATCAAGAAAAATTTCAGCTCGAGTCTTTTTGTCAACAATGGTCTAATCAATATGTACTCCAAGTGTGGTGACTTGACTGAGTCTATCAGTATCTTCAgtcagatggaagaaagaaatgCAGTCTCTTGGAATTCTATGATTGCGGCTTTTGCACGTCATGGCTTAGGCTTTGAAGCGCTTAAATTGTATGAAGAGATGAGTTTAGAAGGAACAGAACCAACTGATGTAACATTTTTATCATTACTTCATGCTTGCAGCCATATCGGGTCAATTCAAAAGGgtatggaatttttgaaatctaTGTCTAAACTGCATGGAATCAACCCACGGCTGGAGCATTATGCGTGTGTAGTTGACATGTTGGGTCGAGCAGGATTGTTAAATGAAGCTAAGAATTTCATCGAGAGTTTGCCAGTGGAACCAGGGGTTTTACTCTGGCAAGCTTTGCTTGGGGCTTGTAGCATTCATGGAGATTCAAAGATTGGTCAATATGCAGCGGACAAATTGCAGCTAGCTGCACCAGAGAGCTCAACTCCTTATATTTTGATGGCTAAGATTTATTCTTCTGAAGGAAAAAAAGCAGAAAGAGCTAATGTTATAAGGAAAATGAAGGAGATGGGAATAAAAAAGGATACAGGTTTAAGTTGGATTGAGATTAAGAAAGAGGTTCACAAGTTCACTGTTGATGACAGAATTCACCCACAACATGAAATAATCTACGATACCTTAGGCCACTTGTTTTGGGTAATGAAAGAGGAAGGTTGCGTGCTAGATAAATGTTACTCAGTCGATGATTTTGGTCAAGAGACAGAGTTTGAGTATCTAACAATTTAG